The Paenibacillus dendritiformis region TAGCGTACCCCAATTGATGCGCTTCCAATAGTCAACAAACTTTAGATTTGGTGTACAAAATAAAGGAAGGGCTTTCACAGATGCCACATTTTCATGTGATACCGTGGAACCCCTTCCCAGTAATGTATTTCATACGATTTCATTTCGGTTTGCATGGAATTCTCTGTATTCTTTGGGGGATACGCCAACGTACTTCCGGAACTGCTTATAGAAATAACTTTTATCCCAGTAACCTACATTAGAGGCAATATCGGTCATGCGCTGATTCGTATTGACGAGCATTTCCTTCGCCATTTTGATGCGGGTCTTGTTCAAATAATCGGAGAAGGTCGACTGAACCTCCTTCTGGAACAATTGCCCTAAATAAACCGGGTTGATATTATACACCTGGCTCAATGTCTTCAGCGACAGTTCCTCCGCATACCGGGCATGAATATCATGCAGCACCTGCTTGATGACGGGACTCATATGCTCCGGCTCGGCGAGCTGCCCCATCATTCTGCAGCCGACCTGGAGCACATGATCCTTCAGTACTTCCAGCGTCTGAATATGATAAACATCGTCGAACCAGTCCCGCTCCTCCTCCAACAGGTAGTGCGCGGTATCCTTCACCGACTGCTTCCAGGCGATGAGCAATTCGACGGCGAAGTTGCGAATATCCCGCGGCGTTACCCCTGACGTCGCCGACAGCTGTTCGAAATCGGCCTCCAGCTGCTTCCGAAGCTGTTCCTTGTCCCGGTCGTACAGCAGCTTCACGTAAGGCTCCGTCTCCGGCTGCACGTCTGCCGGCCGGGACGAGCGGTAGTCGGCGATCTCGTCGGCGTCGACCCATTCGTCATCTGCACGGACAAGATGATAAGGCTGGACCCGCTTCGCGTGCAAGTAGCTTGCCGAAGTATGGGCGTACCCTTCCTGGACGCTCCCCAGCGTAATCTGGAGGGAGGTGCTCAGCATCTCCTCTACCTCCCGCTTCCACTCTCGAAGCCGGCCCATCATCTCTTCCTTCTCCTCGCTCCGGTACAGACCGAAAATGATCGCGGTCTCTCCGTCCCATTCCGGGACGCAAAATCCGCCGTTCGCCTGCTTCAGCAGGCGTCTTGCGTGACTCACGACCTCTTCCTGCTTATCATAATCCGCCTCATGATCCATTTGCAGCTCGGGCCGGACCAGGACAACCATATAATAAGGATGAATAAAACGGATATCCAGCAAGTCCGCCCGCTGCTGCAATTCTTCCAGATGGATGAGATCACGCAGCCAACGGTAGAGCACATTGTCCCGCAAAATATCCCGATTGTGCTGCTCCGCCATCCGATGAACCCGGGACTGGTCGATCTTCTGCACGGTCGTCTCGAGCGTGGAGCGGAACTCTTCAATATTGATCGGCTTCAGCAAGTAGTTCTCGACGCCCAGCTTGATGCCTTCCTTCACATACATGAACTCGTTATAGCCGCTCAATATAATGAACCGGGTCTGAGGATGGGACTCCTTCACTTTCTCAATCAGCTGGAGGCCGGTCATGCGCGGCATCATAATGTCGGTAATAATCAAATCAACCGGCTGCTGCTGCAGCTTCTCCCACGCATCCTCCCCATTCTCTGCCGTTCCCGCCACGCTTAATCCGTAATCGTTCCATTCCAGAATCGTCTGCAAGCCTTCTATAATAAATGGTTCGTCATCTACTAAAAATACGCTGTACATCGTATCCCCCCTTAACCACTTCCCAGCTTCCATTCAAAGGCACACGATTGGTGACCGTCGTGCCGGCACCGAGAACGCTTACCGGCGTAATCCCGTTCTTGTCTTCATAGCATATCCACAGACGGTCATGCACATTTTTCAACCCCCAGGAACCATGCTCCTGAGTGCCGGACTGCTGCGAAAGCTGCCCCGGCATGTAATCGGTTTACCATCTATCATCATACCATAATCGGCCGGCCTGTTTGATAGCGTCCACGAATTCGCATATCAGAAGATGATTTTTAGCAAAACTTGCACAAACCCCAAATATAACCTTGTGAAGAATGATTTGGAGGATATAATAAAAAGATAGGAGGTTGGAGTGGGCTGCAACACACTCCAATACCACTTTTTGTTACCCAGTCTGCTCTTGGATTTCGACTCTTTTTGTAATAAAGTAAATAATGTTGCATAATTATACCGTAATCCAAGGAGAATTATTCATATATGGTAGCCAAGAACGACAATACGCAACGAAAATTTGCGCATACACAGCAATTGAATCTAAGAGGGTTACTGCATTTCGTCATACCCTCATTGCTTGGGTTGCTTCTCTTCGTCATTCCCGTTCCGTGGAACGGAGAAGTGACCGTGCCCATTGCATTCCTGACCAACGCCATCACACAAGGACTTGCTCCCTGGCTCCCGGGAGCGGTTACGATCATCATCGTGCTCGCCTGGCTGGGAACCGCTTATACCCGCTGGTTGAGACCAGCCAAGCTGCTGCATATGCCGCTATGGAATGCACTGTTCAACATTTCTCCCTTCTGGTTCGCCGCACGAACGTTGGGGATAATATTCGCGATACTTGCCTTTTTCCGGATCGGGCCAGAATGGATATGGTCAGAAGACACGGGAGGCATGCTGCTCTCCGGTCTTATCCCCGGCTTGTTCGTTGTCTTCTTGCTTGCGGGACTTCTGCTCCCGCTGTTGGTCGATTTTGGCCTGCTTGAGTTTTTCGGCACACTTATGACCCGGATTATGCGCCCCATCTTTACTTTGCCGGGACGCTCCTCAATCAATTGCATGGCATCCTGGCTTGGAGACGGCACCATTGGCGTCATGATGACGAGCAAGCAATATGAATCCGGATACTACACGAAGCGCGAAGCCGCCGTCATCGGCACGACATTTACGGCTGTATCCATTACATTCAGTTTCATCGTATTGAGCAATGTCAGGCTTGGGCATATGTTTCTTCCTTTTTATGCGACGGTAACCTTTGCCGGAATGGCAGCAGCCGTCATCATGCCGCGAATTCCGCCGCTGTCGCGCAAGCCGGACACCTATTCACCCGATGCCACGCCTGCGGAAGAAGAGGTCATCCCAGCCGCATGGAGTCCTTGGCGCTGGGGGCTGCGCCAAGCCGTCGGCAAGGCGCGCCAGCACGGGGGAGCAGGCTCCTTCCTTCGGGAAGGCTGCAAAAACATTGTCGACCTGTGGATCGGCGTTATCCCTGTCGTTATGGCCATCGGCACACTGGCTGTGGCAATCGCCAAATTCACGCCAATCTTCAAATGGTTCGGCTGGCCATTCATTCCGCTGCTGCAGTTGCTCGGTATTCCTGAAGCGGAAGCGGCTTCCCAGACCATTCTTGTCGGATTCGCGGACATGTTCCTGCCTACGGTGCTAGCCTCCGATATTACGAGCGACATGACCCGCTTCGTCATTGCGGCATTATCCGTCACCCAACTCATCTATATGTCCGAGGTCGGCGGATTGCTGCTAGGCTCCAAGCTGCCCGTAAGCTTCAAGGATCTGGTTGTCATTTTCCTGCTCCGTACCTTGCTTACATTGCCGATTATCGCGTTCATCGCGCATCTTCTTTTTTAATAGCACAGTGGCCCTGTCTTGCGAGATTCCCTCCAAGCTTCTCGATGAGTAGGGTCTTTTTCTTGGTACTGGGTAACCCTAGTCAATTCAAAGGCACACGAATGGTGACCGTCGTGCCGGCCCCGAGAACGCTTTCCAACGTAATCCCGTAGTTGTCTCCATACAATATCCGCAGGCGGTCATGGACATTTTTGAGCCCTAATGAACCGTGCTCCTGAATGCTCGACTGTCTCAGTTCCTGTTGAATCTCCTGCAGCCGCTCGGGCTCAATCCCTTTCCCGTTGTCGGCAACCCGAATCACCAAGTCCTCTTCATCAGACTCTACTTCGATAATAATATGGTTGTCCGTCCGGTCCAGCCCGAGCCCATGCACCAGGTAGTTCTCAATAATAGGCTGCACCGAGAGCTTCATTATATTATACCCGCCCAGACGCTCATCCATATAGATGGAATACTGCAGCTTGTCCCGGTAACGAATTCGGGTCAGCTCCAGGTAACGGCGGCAATTTTCTATCTCTTCATTTAATGTAATCGTGGTCTTGTCCTTCACCATATGCCGGAACATGGATGCCAGATTATAGATCATATCGCCGACATCGTTCGCGCCCTGCGAGATGGCCCGCATCCGAATGACTTCCAGTGTGTTGTACAGAAAATGAGGCTTGATTTGAGACTGAAGCGCTACCAGCTCCGCATTTTTCTGCTTGAGCTCCGATTTATAGACTTTATTGATATACTGCTGCAAATCTTCGCACATTTGGTTGAAGCTGAGCGCGATAAGCCCAAGCTCGTCTTCCCGATCCACCGGAAGCTTCGTATTGAGATAGCCCTCTCTTACCTTCTTCATCCCTTTGATGACCGTCTGCGTACGGCGCGATAGATGGAGAACGGAGAAATAGGTTGCGACAAGCACCGTTATAATGCATAGCAAAGTAATAATGCCTATCGTATTGCGAATTCCCGACAGCCGGTCGGTAATCGCTTTCTCGGGAATGGTGTTGATGACAACAAGTCCCAATTTATTCGTTTCCGACACCATGACATAGGACTTCTGTCCGTTGAGGTCCACCTGGTCCGACTTGTTGCGCGGCATAGACAGCAATTCACTGTAATATTGCGCGGTGACCGGAATTGCCGAACGTTCTGTGTGGTATACCGTGTGGCCGTTGGAATCAAGCACGAGCCATTGTTCTCCCGGCAATTGCTCGCCAATCTGCCGCGATATTCCGTCGGCATTGAAGTCAATTGTAATATCTCCGGCCGTCGCCAGCGTCTCGGGGTTGCTGATCCGATTGGTTACGCTCAGCAGAGAGAGCGGTTCGGCCGTCTGATCCGGCTCAAAAGGCGGCACATTCACGATTTCCTCGATGGGCTTCGTTGATATGTCGTGGCCCGTCTCGGCCGCGGGATGGGCGTTCCCCATCTCCGGCAAGTATCGCTTGTTCGGAATGGCATAACGATTATTCTTCCATAGCTGCTGCGCCTGGCTGTTCTCGCTCCAATCGAAATAGCCGCGATAGAATCCGCCTTTATAGTAGATGTAGGCAAATTTCTTCTTCAGACTAATGAGATTAATATTTTGCAAATCCTGATCCTTGACGAACTGCGTAGAGAAGAAATCGTGCATATTTCGGATATAGAAGCCGTTGCTTGAACTGAAGCTGTCCAGCCGGTAGCGGATGAAATTTTCGAGCCCTTCATTAAGCAAATAGACCGTTTCCTTCACAAGAATGGTATCCTGGTACACTTGCTGAATGATGGCCTGGGCCGTATCATACTTCTGATCGAGAAAGCGGTTGATCGCATCCACCTTCCGCTGCTGATCGAACAACGCATTGTTGACGTTGTTATAGACGAAGAAATGATACGCCGACACGGACAGCGTAACCAGAGAAGCGACGGCAATAATCGAGTACACGACAATCAGCTTGATGAACAGCTTTTTCTTGAAATGCTTCATATAGATCTGTTTGATTGCCTTGAGCATCCTGATGCCTCTCCTTTATTCGACTGCGTGATCTGCAGCCCAATCACCATGTAATCGGTTTACGCATCTTCTATCATACCATATTCAATATATCCTTTAGATGGAGTCCATTAATTAGCATATTAGTGGTTGCGTGACAGTGGAGGACTGGCTGCTTTAGACAGGTAAAGTGTAGGGATTTGCCGATGAGTTTTCAACAGTATTCGCTAAAATATGACAAAAAATATATGAAAATTCAACCATTTGTCAAATTAAAAATATCGACATTCTGGCTTATACTAAAAATAATTCATTCACAAATTGTAATTATTCGGAAATTGAGCAGGATTTTCATATCACTAAGATGAATTACATAAATTAAGGAGGGTCTTCACAATGGTATTTGACCATCGTATAGCTCCGGTGGTGCTCCGACAATATTTACAAGAGGAACTGGTCAAAAGGGGGTGGAAGCAAAAAGATCTGGCGGAAGCTGCGGAAATGGAAAGTTCAACGATCAGCAACATCTTCAACCGTAAACAGTCCCTCATGCTTCCACAGCTCCACGCGATCAATCAAGCTTTCGGATTGCCGAACGATACCTTTTACGAACTGTTTATCGGGGAGTGCTGCGGCGATAACGGACGGCTGAAGCCGGAGAAAACGAGCGATTTTATCCTTAACTGTATCGCGGTTGAAAAGTATGAAATCATCAAGCAGCTAGTACAAATCCTTCACGAAGAAACGAACCGCTCCAAAATGATCGACACTACCTTCAGAATTGCGGAACATATTTTTCAATCCGACCAACGCAACTACTCTCTCCCCTTCTACGACATCATCACCCAGAACGGATACAGCAGAAGTGAAAGACTGGCCATCTCCTACTACAGAAGATTTCTCATCCTTAGAGACCTGGACACTTCCGGAGCCGGTAATGAAGCATTATGTCAGCTTCTGGAGTATTTGCCTTTATTGCCGGACGAGGTCAGACTCGACGCCTATTACCGCATCCTGACATTCTATAATGTAGTAGAGAACTGGCCGAAGCTGCTCTTGTACGCAAAAGAGCTACGAAGCATTGCGCTGTCCGAAGGTCAAGATGACTATGTTGCGGAAAGCTGGTTGTATGAGTCAGTCGCCTTGAAAGGTATGAAAAACTATGAAAGCGCATTAAAGGCTACTGCGGCGTATAGCAGATATGGAGACCATTATGCACGATTATCTAAATATAATGAGCTCTATATCTCTATTGAAATGAAGCAGATCGAAGCAATCGAAGAACTTATGGACATGCTGAAGGGCGATCAAGTGCTTCTCGTGCTCCCGGTTGCATTGGACAGTTATATCAGCAATAATGCGCTCACCGAAGCAAGAGAATACCTGGAAACATATAAAAGCTATGTAGACGACCTGCTATCCCGAAAGGACCCGTTCCATTTGAAGCACAAACTGCGCCTGACGCAAGCTCTGAGTCAATATTATTTTAGAATCGGCCAGTATGGGGCTGGTTTTGAATATAACGCCTTATCCTTGGAACTGGCGCTCAAGCTTAAAAATATACAGCGTGCAGGAATGGCTGTCATTGCCTTTCAAGAACATGAAATGCATGTTTCGGCAGAGCAAAAAAATCGATTCATAAATATTTTATTGAATGAGGTGGATTCAAATGAAAAAAACATTAATCACGATGTCCATGGCTCTTTTCTTGTTCAATATTACAGGAGTATCGTCGCCGGATGACCACAAAACAGGCTGGTCAATTAAAGAGATTGGCACAGGTTGGATAGTCAGCGAAATCGGTACCGGTTGGTCCCCAATGAGTAACCTGGACGGCGTGATCAGTTCCGCGTAAGCCAGAGGGAATAACAAGTAGGATTCCAAGAAACCTCCAGTTCTCCCTAAAAAATAAGGGTAGCATAAATGCTACCCATTCTCACTTTTTTGGTCCCTCACTTATACGGTAGAGGATCTCCGACTTTTTTCGTTCCTCACTTATACGGTAGAGGATCTCCCGCTTTTTTCGCCCCTCACTTATACGGCAGAGGATCTCCGGCTTTTTCAGGAACAATCATGCTCCTTAAGCCTCACTTTAAGGGGTACATTGGAAATTATCAAGTTGCTGAATTTCATCTGTGTTATTAAATGGTATCCGAGGCAAGAAAACTATTTTCCGAACCTGCTTCTATTTCACCGCACCCGCGGCAATGCCCTTAATAATATACTTCTGCGCGAAAATATAGAAGATGACAATCGGGATGATCGTGAGCGTCAGCCCGGCCATCGCCTGGTTCCACACGATCGTGAATTCGCCGAAGAAATAGAAGGTCGATAGCGGTATCGTTCTTAGCCCCTTGTCCGCCAAGGTCAGGGATGGAAGCAAGTAATCGTTCCACAGGGCAATCACGTTAAGAATGGCTACGGTGATTGTAATATTTTTGAGCATCGGAAATACGATTCTCCAGAATACCCCGAACTTGCTGCAGCCATCGATCGTTGCCGCTTCCTCCAGATCGATCGGGATCGACTTGATGAATCCATGATAGAGAAAGACCGCCATTCCCGAGGCGAAGCCCACGTTCATGTAGATCAAGCCTTCATGGGTGTTCAGCATCGGAATATGAAGATGGGTACGAATCCAGTCCATCACCTGCATCAACGGCATCATCAGCGTCTGGAACGGAATGAGCATGGTGGCGACCAAGGTCATGAAAATGATTTTGCTTAGCTTATTATCGGTGCGAACAAGCATCCAGGCCGTCATCGATGCCAGCACAATGACGAGGATAACGGAGACGAGCGTGACATACAGCGAATTGCCGAAGGCGTTGAAGAAATTCATTTTCTCCATAGCCTCTTTATAGTATTGGAAGCTGAATGAAGTCGGAAAAGCGAGCGCGTTCTCATACAGCTCCGCACGGTTTTTAAATGAATTGACCAGCATCAAGTAGATCGGCGACAAAAAGAGGAGAGCCATCAGAAGAAGCAATAGTTCAAGCAGCCATTTGCTCGTTTTCTTCATTAGTACTGCACCTCTCTTTTCTTCGTCAGGAACACCTGAGTCAGGGTAAATACCGCCACGACAAGGAAGAAGAGCACGGCCTTCGCTTGTCCGAGACCGTAATTGCCGTAAGCGAAGATCTCATTAAAAATATTCATCGCGAACATCTCGGTCGCATTGTTCGGGCCGCCGCGCGTTAAGCTCAAGTTCACGTCATAAATCTTGAACGCGCCGGACAACGTCAGGAAGAGACAGATCGTGAACGCGGGCATAAGGAGCGGAAGCGTGATTTTGGTCAGACGATGCCACCAATTCGCTCCGTCGACCTTCGAGGCTTCAATCAGCTCATCCGGCACGCCTTGAAGGCCGGCCACATAAATAATCATCGTATATCCGGCAAACTGCCACGTGAACACGACAACCATAGCGAACAAGGCGAACTGAGAATCGAGAAGCCAGTTGAAGAATACATTAGTAAGCCCCGTGCTCTCGCCGATATATCCCATCGCATCGGTAAAGATAAACTGCCAAATATAACCGAGAATGAGTCCGCCGATCAGATTCGGCATAAAGAACATCGTACGAGCGAGATTCCGCACCCGAAGCTTCGCGGTGACAAAGAGAGAGAAAGCGAGACCGAACACGTTGACGAGGAGCACGGCCAGAATCGTGAATTTCAGCGTATGCCATGCCGATGCCAGGAATCGTTCATCCTGGAACAGTTGAATATAGTTGTCGAGCCCGACGAACACTTTGGGATTGGCCGGAATGCCATCCCATTGCACGAACGAATAAGCAATACCGAACAGGAACGGTATGACGACGACGGTGGTAAAGATAAAAAGCAGGGGAAGCGTAAATAAGGCAAACCATAGCCGGTCTTTCCGCTTCTTCATGGTTTATCCCTTCTTTCCGGTAAAGTTCGAGCCAGCCGCCCTATCACGCTGGAACATGATGACGAGAGTCCGAATAACAAAAAGCCTAACACGGTCATGTATGTAAACCCATGGGTTAGGCTTTTTGTCTTCAATCAGGGTATCTTATTATTTGGCTGCCTTGGCCCAGACTTCGTCCAGCTTCTGGAGGAACTGCTCTCCGGTCATCGCCTTGTCCAGGAAGAACGCTTGGGCTGCTGGCGCCAGATCGTTGGTAATGATGCCGGCCGGGAAGTAGTTGTTCGCCGTCATTAACGTTTCTCCGCTCTGAGTGGCTTCATATACCGCTTGAGACAATGGGTCCATATTGCCTGCTTCGATATTCGTCATAGCCGGAATGAACTGGAAATCCTCCACAATCGTTTTCTTGCCGGTCTCGCTATTGAAGAGCCAATCCAGGAAAGCGTTTGCGGCTTTGATTTCATCTGCATCCGCTGTCCCATTGACGACCCAGTAGCTTGCAACGCCTACCGTCAGCTTCTGGTTGCCGTTGATTGGAAGCGGCATCATTCCGATGTTGGAGCCGAAGTCGCCGAAGTCCTTCAGCATCGAGAAGCTCCAGTTGCCTTGGTGCACCATCGCCGTCTTGCCGGTTGCGAAGTCACCCATTTGCGTATCGTACTTGATCTCCATCGGATTTTTCGCATAGGCCTTGATGGCATCCATGAACTTCGCGAACTCCTGGAACTCCTTCGTGTCGGCCATCTTCACTTCGCCCTTGTTCAGCTTATTAATGTAGTCGACAGGATCGGCCTGCAAAGCGAACGGCGTATTGATGATATGGCCAATGAGGAAATACGCCTCTTGAGAAAGCGCAAGACCGTTAATGTTTTCGTTCTTGAACTTCTCCAGCGTCTTGGTGAAGGAATCCAGGTCCGTCACCTCGGAAGGATTGACGAGATCCTTGTTGTACACCAAGCCGTAGCCTTCCACGCCATACGGAATGCCCGTCACTTTGCCGTCTACTTCCAACGCCATATTCGGCGCTACATTTTTCGCATACCCTTCATTGCTCATATCGTAGAAGTAAGACTTGAACTTCTCTGCTTCCGTACCCGGCCCAATGCTGAAGATGGACGGCCCTTGGTTGCTCGTCAACTTCGCCTGCAGCTGCGTTGTATAGTTATCGCCGGCAGCGCCCCATACTTCCGCTTCATTCCCGGTTTCCTCTGTATATTTCTGAGCCAATTTCTCTAATTGCTCCGCGATCTCAACCTTCGATTGGAAAATCGTAATCTTCTTCAGCTTCTCCTGCCCCGAAGAATCCGTGGAAGGATTGGCATTGTTGCTGTCCGATCCGCTGCCGCAACCTACAAGCGCCGTAATCACGGCCAGTACGGTCAACAAGCTAAGCGTGCACGTAATGTATTTTCTCTTACTCATTTCTTACGCCTCCCCGATTAAGATGAATACTTCGTAGTTAAGCGCTTACAAACCCATCTTAACGGATAATTTGCGTGAATGCAATAAAAAATAAGTGAAATAATCTGATGATTTTATATTTATTAGATAAACTTTAACTCTTAATTAGATAAAATAATTATATATTTTTACTTATTCCGTTGTTTTTCGCCATTGAATCGTGGCATTGAGCTTCACCGGCTCCCGATTGGCCTGGCCGCGTATCATCGTTAGCAGCTCCTTCGCCGCCAAGTAACCGCATTCATACCGCGGAATCGCGATCGTCGTCAACCCTGCCATCATCGCTGCGTCGGTGTTGTCGAAGCCCGTCACCGCAATGTCTTCGGGAACCTTGATCTTATTTTCCTCGAATGCCTTGAACGCGCCGAGCGCCATATGGTCATTCGCGCAGACGAGCACTTCCGGCAGTTCATTGCTGAGAATGATAAGCTTCGCCGCCTGGTACCCGCTCGTCTCGCTGTAATCGCCATGAAAATAATGACGCGAGTCGAAGGTCAGGCCATTGTGGTGAAGCGTATCCGTAAAGGCCGCAAAGCGTTCCTTGTGGTCCAGCGTGAAGTCGACCCCGCCGATATAGCCGAACCGCCTGTATCCCTTGTCCACGAGCCCTTGAACCATCTCGCACATGACGGGATAATTATCGACGACGACGCTTTTCGTATTCGCGTAATCGTGGGCGATCATCCGATCCATCAATACGACCGGGAAATGGGGCTTCGCGTATTCGATCAGGACTTCATCGCTCATATGGCGATCCAGGCAAATCATCCCGCAGGCGAAGTTATTGCGCATAAATTTTTGACTGGACTTATTCGTGCAAATAACCAAATCATAGCCATTCTCGGTCAGACAATGGTTAATCCCTTTAATAATCTGCAAGTAATATTCCCGATCAAAATCACTGAAAATGAACATTACGGTGCTGCTGCTCACCGCCTTGTTCGAAGAGCTTGAATAGTATCCCTTCTCCATGCATATTTTCAGCACTCGCTCCCGGGTCGCTTGTCCTACATTTTTACGGCCATTCAATACGTTGGACACCGTGGCGACCGATACATCCGCAAGCTCCGCAATTTCCTTCAATCTGCTCTTCAAGCCGCTTTCCCTCCTACAGCACTTGTTTTATCCATCAACCCGATTTTTTTTGCGAACCCATCCCCTCCTGGCTGCGTGGTTAACATTTATGGATTGCATTATTAACTATTTTACTAAACCATTTTACTAGATACACTCTTTTTTTCATACTGCCGCCAAGGATACCATGAAAAAAAGACTGCAAAACCTTTTGAGGTTTTGCAGCCTTGGCCATACTCATCGTATTTGTACACGACGTTAATTACTCCGGATTACCCGGCCCAGGAACCGCTTGACCGGGCCATACGAGGTGTCGAGCGTCTCGTAGAAATTGACCATCACCGGATATCTGACGCTATCCATGTCTATTTTCTCGAAGTAGATATATTGCTC contains the following coding sequences:
- a CDS encoding LacI family DNA-binding transcriptional regulator; this translates as MKSRLKEIAELADVSVATVSNVLNGRKNVGQATRERVLKICMEKGYYSSSSNKAVSSSTVMFIFSDFDREYYLQIIKGINHCLTENGYDLVICTNKSSQKFMRNNFACGMICLDRHMSDEVLIEYAKPHFPVVLMDRMIAHDYANTKSVVVDNYPVMCEMVQGLVDKGYRRFGYIGGVDFTLDHKERFAAFTDTLHHNGLTFDSRHYFHGDYSETSGYQAAKLIILSNELPEVLVCANDHMALGAFKAFEENKIKVPEDIAVTGFDNTDAAMMAGLTTIAIPRYECGYLAAKELLTMIRGQANREPVKLNATIQWRKTTE